The Arachis ipaensis cultivar K30076 chromosome B07, Araip1.1, whole genome shotgun sequence genome includes a window with the following:
- the LOC107609186 gene encoding ribosomal L1 domain-containing protein 1, producing the protein MASAASPRIPTETVKNAVEALLKWRDSNSESHKSKLFDADEEFVYLVVTLKTIPHKSRVNPYKVPLPHSLLSPFNETCLIIDDRSKSKLTKQEAQKKIKADNVAVSKVLKLSKLASDYRPFEAKRKLCDSYDLFFADKRVVPLMPRLLGKKFFKKKKVPVQVDLTKKNWKEQVDKACSSALLFLGTGTCCVVKVAKVSMESEQIVENMMAAIEGVVEVVPKKWANVRSLHVKLYESLALPVFQAVPEVKLRIEGSKVEEAEKEKQTMEEEEEGEDHSGAKAVKKKKGRIHEVRYMDSEVGEDNVEDLAGSEDDGGGVVMEEDLKDAGKGSGELANKKRKKGALSELSSVKELKKSVKRSGKQVEDGDSGKKGKNIKKKLSLLKSEEADLKKKVRAKKSKKAA; encoded by the coding sequence ATGGCTTCCGCAGCCTCTCCAAGAATACCCACCGAGACGGTGAAGAACGCCGTGGAGGCTCTCCTGAAGTGGCGAGATTCCAATTCCGAGTCTCACAAATCCAAACTCTTCGACGCCGACGAAGAATTCGTTTACTTAGTCGTCACTCTGAAAACCATCCCTCACAAATCCCGCGTTAACCCTTACAAGGTCCCTTTACCCCACTCTCTCCTCTCTCCCTTCAACGAAACTTGCCTCATCATCGACGACAGGTCCAAATCCAAACTCACTAAACAAGAAGCTCAAAAGAAGATCAAGGCCGATAACGTCGCCGTTTCCAAGGTCCTCAAGTTGTCGAAGCTGGCCTCCGATTACCGCCCTTTTGAGGCGAAGCGGAAGCTCTGTGATTCATATGATCTTTTTTTCGCTGATAAGAGAGTGGTGCCTTTGATGCCCAGGCTGTTGGGGAAGAAATTCtttaagaagaagaaggtgcCGGTGCAGGTGGACTTGACTAAGAAGAATTGGAAGGAGCAGGTGGATAAGGCGTGTTCGTCGGCGCTTCTGTTTCTTGGAACGGGGACTTGTTGTGTTGTGAAGGTTGCCAAGGTTTCCATGGAGAGCGAGCAGATTGTTGAGAATATGATGGCTGCCATTGAGGGGGTTGTTGAGGTTGTGCCGAAGAAGTGGGCGAATGTGAGGTCCTTGCATGTTAAGCTTTACGAGTCGCTGGCGCTGCCTGTTTTCCAGGCTGTTCCGGAGGTGAAGTTGAGGATTGAGGGAAGTAAGGTTGAGGAGGCGGAGAAAGAGAAGCAGACgatggaggaggaggaagagggcGAAGACCATAGTGGCGCGAAGGCGGTGAAGAAGAAAAAGGGGAGGATTCATGAAGTTAGATACATGGATAGTGAAGTTGGTGAGGATAATGTTGAAGATTTGGCAGGTAGTGAGGATGATGGTGGTGGTGTTGTTATGGAGGAAGATTTAAAGGACGCTGGAAAAGGTAGTGGAGAATTGGCGaataagaagaggaagaaaggggCATTGAGTGAGTTGAGCAGTGTCAAAGAATTGAAAAAATCTGTTAAGAGAAGTGGTAAACAGGTTGAGGATGGAGATTCAGGAAAGAAGGGGAAGAATATCAAGAAGAAACTATCTCTATTGAAGTCAGAAGAAgctgatttgaaaaagaaagtgaggGCCAAGAAAAGTAAGAAGGCTGCTTAA
- the LOC107609633 gene encoding FRIGIDA-like protein 1, which produces MNGKALRDYIGENMRDKAVIKAELRTALKLAPDPADMVLASMDGIFGGEVAARYTLEMKKMKRSCNVLFQQLRAVGPNLSDKVKKKAKKIADDWKGSLVSENGAGGDAVGAMAFLHFAAAYSLLPELTLNELATFSAMAAANDELPELYQIIGLTEKVPALVQKLIDKGKHILAVKYVFEFNLTDKIQPVPILEAYLSESQKLARRLSEEGKSMGEITAREIHALKSVIKVIENHNLDAEYPRAGLEQRIEQLKKQKPNVKHSTPAFARKPPQHKQQHSGNKRPQMSAPAGPAAVLNNVNSAGSTIHQYQQPHFHSTGLLPENSNPYMRATPYGMVAPAPSISPYQGASTGPYGLAGVPMGPSVNPGQSGSHLNSSEPHVPSGYYDGTASAYGGYGLQHYYQPSYPQ; this is translated from the exons ATGAATGGGAAAGCATTGAGGGATTACATTGGGGAGAATATGAGGGACAAGGCTGTGATCAAGGCTGAGCTTAGGACTGCGTTGAAGCTTGCACCTGATCCTGCTGATATGGTTCTGGCTTCCATGGATGGGATTTTTGGTGGTGAAGTTGCGGCTAGGTATACTTTGGAAATGAAGAAAATGAAGAGGAGTTGCAATGTGTTGTTCCAGCAGCTGAGGGCTGTGGGTCCCAATCTGAGTGACAAAGtgaagaagaaggcgaagaagattGCTgatgattggaaaggaagcttggtGAGTGAGAATGGTGCTGGTGGTGATGCAGTGGGCGCAATGGCTTTCTTGCATTTTGCGGCTGCTTATAGTTTGCTTCCTGAGCTGACACTGAATGAGCTTGCCACTTTCTCGGCTATGGCTGCTGCTAATGATGAGCTCCCTGAGCTGTACCAGATCATTGGTTTGACCGAGAAGGTTCCCG CTCTTGTTCAGAAGCTTATAGATAAGGGCAAACATATTCTGGCTGTGAAGTATGTTTTTGAGTTTAACCTTACTGATAAGATACAACCGGTTCCCATATTGGAAGCTTATCTCAGTGAGTCTCAAAAACTTGCTCGAAGACTTTCTGAGGAAGGGAAGTCAATG GGTGAGATCACAGCTAGAGAAATCCACGCGCTGAAATCAGTAATCAAGGTTATCGAGAATCATAACCTTGATGCTGAATATCCCCGTGCAGGCCTTGAACAGCGTATAGAGCAATTGAAGAAGCAGAAGCCAAATGTAAAGCATTCCACACCAGCTTTTGCTAGAAAGCCTCCCCAGCACAAGCAGCAACATAGTGGAAACAAGCGTCCTCAAATGTCTGCTCCAGCTGGGCCAGCAGCAGTCCTGAATAATGTCAACAGTGCTGGTTCAACCATCCATCAGTACCAACAACCTCACTTCCATTCAACAGGTTTGTTGCCAGAAAATTCAAATCCATACATGAGAGCCACGCCTTATGGCATGGTGGCCCCAGCCCCAAGCATCTCACCTTACCAAGGTGCTTCAACTGGGCCTTATGGTCTTGCTGGTGTCCCAATGGGTCCCAGTGTGAACCCTGGTCAAAGTGGTTCTCATCTGAATTCTTCCGAGCCACATGTACCATCTGGTTATTATGATGGTACTGCCTCTGCCTATGGTGGTTATGGTCTGCAACATTATTACCAACCATCTTATCCCCAGTAG